From the Ruminiclostridium josui JCM 17888 genome, one window contains:
- a CDS encoding TrmH family RNA methyltransferase, which translates to MNYIQSSQNSSIKEIKSLHLKKNRDSQGLYFVEGIRFVSDAIDNGQVISKIIISDKLEGLNGGSELIEKVKSVCSDISLVPEKLFKEVSDTQNPQGILAVLKKSHFDFQKVIEEGSSVVILDCLQDPGNAGTIIRTADAAGISAVLMSKGCVDLYSPKVLRSTMGSVFHIPIFEGLNITETIQVLKQKGYKVIASHLSGKNNYFQEDMTGRSAIVIGNEANGISDDTANMSDSLVRIPMPGKAESLNASIAASIMIYEIVRQKVI; encoded by the coding sequence ATGAATTATATTCAAAGCAGTCAGAACTCATCTATAAAGGAAATCAAGTCCCTGCATTTAAAAAAAAACAGGGATTCTCAGGGCTTATATTTTGTAGAGGGAATACGCTTTGTTAGTGATGCTATTGATAACGGACAGGTTATTTCAAAAATAATAATTTCTGATAAGCTAGAGGGCCTTAATGGTGGTAGTGAACTGATAGAAAAGGTTAAAAGTGTATGTAGCGACATAAGCCTTGTTCCTGAAAAATTGTTCAAAGAAGTCTCAGATACTCAGAACCCTCAAGGTATTCTTGCAGTTCTTAAAAAGAGTCATTTTGATTTTCAGAAGGTTATTGAGGAAGGCAGTTCGGTGGTAATATTGGATTGCCTCCAAGATCCCGGCAACGCAGGGACAATCATAAGAACTGCAGATGCCGCAGGAATTTCAGCAGTTCTTATGTCCAAGGGCTGTGTAGATCTTTATTCTCCCAAAGTTCTTAGATCTACAATGGGCTCTGTTTTTCATATTCCCATATTTGAAGGGTTGAATATTACAGAAACTATCCAAGTACTTAAACAAAAAGGTTACAAGGTAATAGCTTCTCATTTGTCAGGTAAAAACAATTATTTTCAAGAGGATATGACAGGCAGAAGTGCCATAGTTATAGGCAATGAGGCAAATGGTATTTCTGATGATACAGCTAATATGTCGGACAGTCTCGTGAGAATACCCATGCCAGGCAAGGCTGAATCATTGAACGCTTCCATTGCGGCCTCTATAATGATTTATGAAATTGTGAGACAGAAAGTTATATGA
- a CDS encoding endonuclease MutS2, translating into MNKYAITLEFNKIIEMLVENAVSQKAKDKLSLLEPYMSESECKRRMKETTDSKRLLESLGTPPLSSMNELDKILDLCAKGAMLVPEQFEEVSQFLLACRRMKSYLKRAESLGNDIAYYGNSIDALNDLCEEIEGSIRNGRVDDSASPKLKDIRRKKDNAHQQIRSKLESILRGKKEWFADSFVSMRNGHFVLPVRKEYKNMVAGSLIETSATGGTCFIEPSVVRKLQDDISNLTVEEENEERKILYTLTSLVDEQLPVIKTNVDIMETLDIYFAKAKLSAQMKANAAEIHINRRISIKSGRHPLLNQSECVPLDFEIGNKTRGVVITGPNTGGKTVALKTVGLLSIMAQSGLHVPAETGSVFSMHNVILCDIGDGQSITENLSTFSAHITTINDILKQSTRESLILLDEVGSGTDPAEGMGIATAILEELKNKGCLFVATTHYPEIKDYARNTPGLVNARMAFDKESLKPLYKLEIGEAGESCALYIAKRLGFPAHLLRLAYEAAYKEYSIGKTYIRESHESFLRAIEKEKQTEIMSGQGSPVLIKETPKKSVPQNRSNKFNIGDSVMVFPQKELGLVYQKANEYGKIGVQIKGQKKLIPHKRIKLHVPASELYPPDYDFSIIFDTVENRKARHKMGKKHNPDLMIEYNNNNSDK; encoded by the coding sequence ATGAACAAATATGCTATAACACTTGAATTTAACAAAATAATTGAAATGCTTGTGGAAAATGCCGTTTCCCAGAAAGCTAAAGATAAACTTTCACTGCTTGAACCATATATGAGCGAAAGTGAATGTAAAAGAAGAATGAAGGAAACCACTGATTCAAAGAGGCTTCTTGAAAGCTTGGGTACTCCCCCTCTCTCTTCAATGAACGAGCTTGATAAAATTCTTGATTTATGTGCCAAAGGAGCGATGCTTGTTCCTGAACAATTTGAAGAAGTCTCACAGTTTCTTCTGGCTTGCCGACGCATGAAATCATATCTAAAAAGGGCAGAAAGCCTTGGGAATGATATTGCTTATTATGGAAACTCAATAGATGCTCTTAACGACTTGTGTGAAGAAATTGAGGGTTCAATAAGAAATGGTCGCGTTGATGATTCTGCTTCACCAAAACTGAAAGATATACGTAGGAAAAAGGATAATGCCCATCAGCAAATACGCTCTAAACTCGAAAGTATTTTAAGAGGTAAAAAGGAATGGTTTGCAGACAGTTTTGTTTCTATGAGGAATGGGCATTTTGTGCTGCCAGTTAGAAAAGAATATAAAAACATGGTAGCAGGTTCTTTGATAGAAACCTCGGCTACAGGAGGAACATGTTTTATAGAGCCTTCTGTTGTTCGCAAACTACAGGATGATATATCAAACCTTACTGTTGAAGAAGAGAATGAGGAAAGAAAAATCCTATATACTCTGACCTCATTAGTAGATGAGCAATTACCGGTGATTAAAACCAATGTGGATATTATGGAAACTTTAGATATTTATTTTGCCAAGGCCAAACTTTCTGCTCAAATGAAGGCAAATGCAGCTGAAATCCATATAAACCGCAGGATTTCTATTAAATCCGGACGGCATCCTCTTCTCAATCAGTCAGAATGTGTACCTCTTGACTTTGAAATCGGTAATAAAACCAGAGGAGTTGTTATAACAGGCCCAAATACAGGAGGTAAAACTGTTGCCCTTAAAACTGTAGGATTGCTTTCAATTATGGCTCAAAGCGGACTTCATGTTCCTGCTGAAACGGGAAGTGTATTTTCAATGCATAATGTGATTTTGTGTGATATTGGCGATGGTCAGAGCATTACAGAAAATTTATCAACGTTTTCAGCACACATAACAACCATTAATGATATTCTAAAGCAATCTACGAGAGAAAGTCTTATCCTCTTGGATGAGGTAGGCTCAGGAACCGACCCTGCAGAAGGAATGGGTATAGCCACAGCAATTCTGGAAGAACTAAAAAACAAAGGCTGCCTCTTTGTGGCAACTACTCATTACCCTGAAATAAAAGACTATGCTAGAAATACACCCGGACTTGTTAATGCTAGAATGGCTTTTGACAAAGAGAGTCTAAAACCATTATATAAACTTGAAATTGGTGAAGCCGGAGAAAGCTGTGCCCTGTACATTGCAAAAAGGCTAGGTTTTCCTGCCCATCTTCTCAGACTTGCTTATGAGGCTGCCTATAAGGAGTACAGCATCGGCAAAACTTATATCCGAGAAAGTCATGAATCTTTCTTAAGGGCTATCGAAAAGGAAAAGCAAACTGAAATTATGTCAGGCCAAGGCTCTCCTGTGTTAATTAAGGAAACTCCAAAAAAATCTGTACCTCAAAACCGAAGCAACAAATTTAACATAGGAGACAGTGTTATGGTCTTCCCCCAGAAAGAATTGGGTTTGGTCTATCAAAAAGCCAATGAGTATGGCAAAATAGGTGTTCAGATTAAAGGCCAAAAAAAGCTTATCCCTCACAAAAGAATAAAGCTCCACGTGCCTGCCAGTGAGTTGTATCCACCTGACTACGATTTTTCAATAATATTTGATACTGTTGAAAATCGCAAAGCAAGACACAAGATGGGAAAAAAACATAATCCCGACTTAATGATTGAGTATAACAATAATAACTCTGACAAGTAG
- a CDS encoding GH36-type glycosyl hydrolase domain-containing protein, translating into MRFGYFDRQNREYVVTRPDTPTPWINYIGSGNYGGIVSNTGGGYSFHKDPQNRRVTRYRYNNIPMDRPGRYIYIRNKDTGEYWNPGYQPVQKKLDNYSCRHGLGYTVLTGEYQGVIGEVTYFVPDDKNFELWLVKVSNTRSIKQNLQVFAYSEFCFWDAIMDQQNVDWVQQINQGRFNDGIITWHPHHISDNAAFFATGERVSSFDTNLETFIGKYRSESNPIAVEQGGCSNSISYRTNGVGAFCIDCDLGPNEERELVFVLGFAEERSEIKNDIKEYLLPENAKAAFGRLQSSWVNYISKLSVETPDEDMNLFVNIWNQYQCKTTFNWSRFVSMYQLGLGRGMGIRDSAQDTLGVMHTIPEEAKELIIKLLKCQYTDGRAYHLFFPLTGEGGQGDAPVKKFDWYSDDHLWLILAVNAYIKETGDFDFLNMEVPYNDKITSQTVMEHLDKALEFTNNNRGPHNIALAGRADWNDTLNLDTGKGVAESVFTSMLYCRALLEMIEILEFLKKTDMIEKYTNMYEDMKKAINDTCWDGEWYKRAFDDNSQPLGSKENKFGKIFINSQSWAVLSKVAENGREVQSLESVEKYLNSKYGIVTMYPAYTEHDTTKGGVTTYPPGAKENGGIFLHTNPWVMISEVMLGNGDKAYMYYNQILPGKRNDDAELYEVEPYVYCQNILGKEHPQFGIGRNSWLSGTAAWNMVASSQYILGIRANYDSLTVDPCIPSSWKGFKATRVFRGATYNIEVQNPNRVCTGVAKVIVDGVETEKIPVFETGTEHNVVVVMK; encoded by the coding sequence ATGAGGTTTGGATATTTTGATCGACAGAACAGAGAGTATGTTGTTACAAGGCCTGATACGCCAACGCCATGGATTAATTACATAGGCAGCGGAAATTACGGGGGAATAGTTTCCAATACCGGAGGAGGGTACAGCTTCCATAAGGACCCTCAGAACCGCAGGGTAACACGATACAGATACAACAATATACCAATGGACAGACCCGGACGATACATTTATATAAGAAATAAAGATACCGGGGAGTACTGGAATCCTGGATACCAGCCTGTACAGAAAAAACTTGATAATTACAGCTGCCGTCACGGCTTGGGCTATACTGTTTTGACCGGAGAATATCAAGGGGTAATAGGAGAGGTTACATATTTTGTACCCGATGATAAGAACTTTGAATTATGGTTAGTCAAGGTATCTAATACTCGGAGCATAAAGCAGAATCTTCAGGTTTTTGCATACTCAGAATTCTGCTTCTGGGATGCAATCATGGATCAGCAAAATGTTGACTGGGTTCAACAGATTAATCAGGGCAGGTTCAATGATGGAATTATCACCTGGCATCCCCACCACATCAGTGACAACGCTGCTTTTTTTGCAACTGGTGAAAGGGTAAGCAGCTTTGATACCAATCTGGAAACTTTTATAGGAAAGTATAGATCCGAAAGTAATCCTATTGCAGTAGAACAGGGTGGCTGCAGCAATTCTATATCATACAGGACAAATGGAGTGGGGGCATTTTGCATCGATTGTGATCTTGGCCCTAATGAAGAGCGTGAATTAGTTTTTGTACTTGGGTTTGCAGAGGAAAGATCAGAAATAAAAAATGATATAAAGGAATATCTGCTGCCAGAAAATGCTAAGGCAGCTTTTGGCAGACTACAGAGTTCATGGGTTAATTATATATCCAAGCTCAGTGTTGAAACACCTGATGAGGATATGAATCTTTTCGTAAATATATGGAATCAGTATCAGTGTAAAACAACTTTTAACTGGTCAAGATTTGTTTCAATGTATCAACTTGGACTGGGAAGGGGTATGGGTATCAGAGATAGTGCTCAAGATACACTGGGGGTAATGCATACCATACCTGAGGAGGCAAAGGAACTTATAATAAAGCTTCTCAAATGTCAGTACACCGACGGAAGGGCATATCATTTGTTCTTTCCGCTTACAGGTGAAGGCGGACAGGGGGATGCTCCAGTCAAGAAATTCGACTGGTACTCTGATGACCATCTGTGGCTAATACTTGCTGTAAATGCATATATAAAGGAAACGGGAGATTTTGATTTCCTTAACATGGAAGTTCCATATAATGATAAAATTACTTCTCAGACAGTAATGGAGCATCTTGATAAAGCTTTGGAATTTACAAATAATAACCGTGGTCCTCATAATATTGCTTTGGCTGGCCGTGCTGATTGGAATGACACACTTAACCTTGATACAGGCAAGGGTGTTGCAGAAAGTGTATTTACGTCAATGCTTTATTGCAGAGCATTATTAGAAATGATTGAAATACTGGAATTCTTAAAAAAGACGGATATGATAGAAAAATACACCAACATGTATGAGGACATGAAGAAGGCAATAAATGATACTTGTTGGGATGGTGAATGGTACAAGAGGGCTTTTGATGATAACAGTCAGCCTCTTGGCTCAAAAGAAAATAAGTTCGGCAAAATATTCATTAACTCCCAGTCATGGGCAGTATTAAGTAAAGTAGCGGAAAACGGAAGAGAAGTGCAGTCACTGGAATCTGTTGAAAAGTATTTGAATTCCAAGTACGGGATTGTAACCATGTATCCTGCTTATACGGAGCATGATACCACAAAAGGCGGAGTAACCACATATCCTCCTGGAGCAAAAGAGAATGGAGGGATTTTCCTTCACACAAATCCTTGGGTAATGATTTCAGAGGTAATGCTTGGCAATGGAGACAAGGCTTATATGTATTACAATCAGATTTTGCCGGGCAAAAGAAATGATGACGCAGAGCTTTATGAGGTAGAGCCTTACGTTTATTGCCAGAATATTCTGGGAAAAGAACATCCACAGTTTGGAATAGGTAGAAATTCTTGGCTTTCAGGAACAGCTGCATGGAATATGGTGGCTTCCAGCCAATATATACTGGGAATAAGAGCAAACTATGATTCATTGACAGTTGACCCGTGCATTCCTTCAAGCTGGAAAGGTTTTAAAGCTACAAGAGTGTTCAGAGGTGCTACCTATAATATAGAGGTGCAAAATCCAAACAGAGTTTGTACAGGTGTAGCAAAAGTAATAGTAGACGGTGTTGAAACAGAAAAGATACCTGTGTTTGAGACCGGAACAGAGCACAATGTAGTGGTTGTAATGAAATAA
- a CDS encoding peptide chain release factor 3, whose amino-acid sequence MPDLKDEIKREVSRRKTFAIISHPDAGKTTLTEKLLLYGGAIRLAGSVKARKANKYAVSDWMEIEKQRGISVTSSVMQFEYNGYCINILDTPGHQDFSEDTYRTLVAADSAVMLIDGAKGVEAQTIKLFHVCKMRGIPIFTFVNKMDRASKDPFELMEEIEQVLGIRSYPMNWPIGTEGDFKGIYNRKLSQIELFDGGSHGQTQVSSTVGKVDDKIFADLLGSHYHEKLCEDIELLDLAGDEFDKKKIRSGELTPMFFGSAMTNFGVQPFLESFLELAPSPGVKATSNGEIDPESDKFSGFIFKIQANMNPTHRDRLAFLRVCSGKFTKGMTVKHVNTGKDVRLSQPQQFMAQERTIVEEAYPGDIIGLFDPGIFNLGDTLYQGNGNVRFEGIPIFPAEFFARVSPADTMKRKQFIKGIDQLSEEGAIQVFKQIDIGIEALIIGVVGALQFEVLEYRLKNEYGVSLRVQNLPFRHARWIENEGLDPRKLNLPSTSIIVEDKEGRNSILFENEWSIRMAEERNKDLKLIDIATQDFKVKKY is encoded by the coding sequence ATGCCTGATTTAAAAGATGAAATAAAAAGAGAAGTATCTCGCAGAAAAACTTTTGCTATTATTTCTCACCCTGACGCAGGAAAAACCACTTTAACCGAAAAACTTCTACTTTATGGAGGAGCTATACGACTTGCAGGTTCTGTTAAAGCAAGAAAAGCCAATAAATACGCTGTGTCCGACTGGATGGAGATTGAAAAGCAAAGAGGAATATCAGTTACTTCAAGTGTAATGCAGTTTGAATATAACGGCTATTGTATCAATATATTGGATACACCTGGTCACCAGGATTTCAGTGAGGACACTTACCGAACTCTTGTTGCCGCTGATAGTGCAGTCATGCTTATTGACGGTGCCAAAGGTGTGGAAGCACAAACAATTAAACTATTTCATGTTTGCAAAATGAGGGGTATTCCCATATTTACATTTGTAAATAAAATGGACCGTGCCAGCAAGGACCCCTTTGAGCTTATGGAAGAAATCGAACAGGTTTTGGGAATCCGCTCCTATCCTATGAACTGGCCTATAGGTACAGAAGGTGATTTTAAAGGTATATATAACAGAAAGCTTTCGCAAATAGAGCTTTTTGACGGCGGTTCACATGGACAAACCCAAGTATCATCAACAGTCGGTAAAGTTGATGATAAGATATTTGCTGACCTTCTTGGAAGTCATTACCACGAGAAGCTTTGTGAGGATATAGAGCTTTTGGATTTGGCCGGAGACGAGTTTGACAAGAAAAAAATTCGCAGCGGAGAGTTGACTCCTATGTTCTTCGGAAGTGCCATGACAAATTTCGGTGTTCAGCCATTCCTTGAATCCTTTTTGGAATTAGCGCCTTCACCTGGAGTCAAGGCAACTTCCAATGGTGAAATTGATCCTGAAAGCGACAAGTTCTCTGGTTTTATATTTAAAATACAAGCAAATATGAATCCCACTCACAGGGACAGGCTTGCTTTTTTACGGGTATGCTCAGGAAAGTTCACAAAAGGTATGACCGTAAAGCATGTAAATACAGGAAAAGATGTACGTCTTTCACAGCCGCAGCAGTTTATGGCTCAGGAAAGAACTATCGTGGAAGAAGCATATCCAGGTGACATAATTGGTTTGTTTGATCCGGGCATTTTCAATCTGGGTGATACATTATATCAAGGAAATGGCAATGTAAGGTTTGAAGGTATTCCTATCTTCCCTGCCGAATTTTTTGCAAGAGTATCTCCTGCAGATACAATGAAGAGAAAGCAATTTATTAAAGGAATTGACCAATTATCTGAGGAAGGCGCCATACAGGTATTCAAACAGATTGACATAGGTATTGAAGCTCTGATTATAGGTGTTGTAGGTGCCTTGCAGTTTGAAGTTCTTGAGTACAGACTAAAAAATGAATACGGTGTTTCCCTTCGTGTTCAGAATCTTCCTTTTAGACACGCAAGGTGGATTGAAAATGAAGGTCTTGATCCCAGAAAATTAAATTTGCCAAGTACATCAATTATTGTTGAGGATAAAGAAGGAAGAAATTCAATTCTATTTGAGAATGAATGGTCTATACGTATGGCAGAAGAGAGAAATAAAGACCTTAAACTTATTGATATAGCAACACAGGATTTTAAAGTTAAAAAATATTAA
- a CDS encoding nucleoside kinase, producing MSNGQIFITIKNQNYELEESITLLELSKRFKKEYVSTIVAARVNNDIKELSFRIKENADISFIDLTDEDGMRIYRRSLYFIFIMAVHDVFPDRKAVISHPMSNGVYCEINGKDELTEDDIELVEKRMREIVSEKIPFEKKEISTESARKLYKENGKLDKYEVLEHRQKPYVTFYNCGGYEDYYYGYMVPDTGYINCFALKFHKPGVVIQFPTKTDPCKLQPFTEQKKLFNVFIEYKKWVRILGVENIGSLNEIVRSGEIGDLIRVNEALHEKKIAQIADKITNNEEEKRIVLISGPSSSGKTTFANRLGIQLRVNGFVPRTISLDNYFVNRDKTPIDEYGEYDYEALEAIDIDLFNEHLSQLLKGNEVEIPIYNFETGSREPVGKRMVMKDNNILVIEGIHGLNDKLTELVSSEDKYKIYVSALTSINIDDHNRIPSTDTRILRRIVRDNQFRGCSAINTINRWPSVRRGEEKNIFPFQENADVMFNSSLVYELCLLKVYAEPLLLKLGPDNERYSEVKRLIEFLSYFLPIDEKDVPNNSIVKEFIGGSCFF from the coding sequence ATGAGCAACGGTCAAATATTTATTACAATAAAGAATCAAAATTATGAATTGGAAGAAAGCATTACTTTACTGGAGTTAAGCAAACGTTTTAAAAAGGAATACGTATCCACAATTGTTGCGGCGAGAGTTAATAATGATATTAAGGAACTTAGCTTTAGAATAAAAGAAAACGCTGATATAAGTTTTATAGATTTAACCGATGAAGACGGAATGAGAATTTACAGGAGAAGTTTGTATTTTATATTTATCATGGCAGTTCATGATGTTTTTCCTGATAGAAAAGCAGTGATAAGCCATCCTATGAGCAATGGTGTTTACTGCGAAATAAACGGTAAGGATGAGCTCACTGAGGATGATATTGAGCTGGTCGAGAAAAGAATGAGAGAGATAGTATCTGAGAAAATACCCTTTGAAAAAAAGGAAATTTCAACAGAAAGTGCGAGAAAGCTGTATAAGGAAAATGGTAAACTAGATAAGTATGAAGTGCTGGAACACAGGCAGAAGCCATATGTTACTTTTTACAATTGCGGTGGCTATGAAGATTATTATTACGGGTACATGGTACCTGATACAGGATATATAAACTGTTTTGCACTAAAGTTTCATAAACCCGGCGTAGTTATCCAGTTTCCGACCAAGACAGACCCTTGCAAACTTCAGCCTTTTACTGAGCAGAAAAAGCTGTTTAATGTATTTATTGAATATAAAAAATGGGTGAGAATATTAGGTGTCGAGAACATTGGTTCACTTAATGAAATTGTAAGATCCGGTGAAATAGGTGATCTTATAAGAGTAAACGAAGCCCTGCATGAGAAGAAGATTGCGCAAATTGCAGATAAAATAACAAACAATGAAGAGGAAAAAAGAATCGTACTTATTTCAGGCCCATCGTCTTCAGGAAAAACAACATTTGCAAACAGGCTGGGTATACAGCTTAGGGTAAACGGTTTTGTACCAAGAACCATTTCCCTTGACAACTACTTTGTAAACAGGGACAAAACTCCTATAGATGAATATGGAGAATATGATTATGAGGCACTTGAAGCTATTGACATTGATTTGTTTAATGAGCATCTTTCCCAGTTGCTAAAAGGCAATGAAGTTGAAATACCGATTTATAATTTCGAGACAGGGTCCAGAGAGCCGGTAGGTAAAAGAATGGTTATGAAGGATAATAATATCCTTGTAATTGAAGGGATTCACGGTCTAAATGACAAACTTACCGAATTAGTGTCCAGTGAAGATAAATATAAAATCTATGTCAGTGCATTAACATCTATAAACATTGATGACCATAATAGAATACCGTCAACTGATACCAGAATCTTAAGGAGAATTGTAAGAGATAATCAATTTAGAGGGTGTTCTGCAATTAATACAATAAACAGGTGGCCTTCAGTACGGAGGGGTGAGGAGAAGAATATATTTCCTTTTCAGGAAAATGCAGACGTTATGTTTAATTCATCTCTTGTATATGAACTTTGTCTGCTAAAAGTATATGCAGAGCCTTTGCTCCTTAAACTTGGGCCTGATAATGAAAGATACTCAGAAGTGAAAAGGTTAATAGAGTTTTTGAGTTACTTCTTGCCAATAGATGAAAAAGATGTTCCCAATAATTCAATTGTAAAAGAGTTTATCGGTGGAAGTTGTTTCTTCTAA
- a CDS encoding LacI family DNA-binding transcriptional regulator has product MNNIFDIARMAGVSKTTVSRVINNQPGVREETRIKVQEAIKKLNYVPNHVARSLVSRKTGVIGVVLNEFNASVYLKLANHLEKYAAQYNYNVVFCSSNDNYDSKSRYVQYFTGGAADGLILFGSDSRDRELVKQVLKTGFPLVLIENHFNNIKVNNIIIDNFSGAVNIVNYLVELGHRKIAHITGNKNHKVTLERLNGYIKALDKNGIDYNKEYVIHTDSGEQSGYKSADKLLRLKEPPTAIFTFNDIQGYEVIQRASELGISVPQDLSVVGFDNIYDILKFIPSNIRLTSMKQPMDKVAEAAIRLMMTNIDNINAQPQIISFETEIFHGTSCCKMK; this is encoded by the coding sequence TTGAACAATATTTTTGATATAGCGAGGATGGCAGGTGTATCAAAAACTACGGTTTCAAGGGTAATAAACAACCAGCCCGGTGTCAGGGAGGAAACCCGTATAAAGGTACAGGAAGCCATAAAAAAGCTAAATTACGTTCCGAATCATGTTGCCAGAAGTCTTGTTTCAAGAAAAACCGGGGTTATCGGAGTTGTCTTAAATGAATTTAATGCTTCTGTGTATCTCAAACTTGCAAATCATCTGGAAAAATACGCAGCTCAATATAATTACAATGTAGTTTTCTGCAGTTCAAACGACAATTACGATTCCAAATCCAGATATGTTCAGTATTTCACCGGAGGTGCTGCAGACGGGCTTATACTGTTTGGAAGTGACTCGAGAGACAGAGAGTTGGTTAAGCAAGTTCTTAAAACAGGCTTTCCATTAGTATTAATAGAGAATCACTTTAACAATATAAAGGTAAATAATATAATAATTGATAATTTTTCGGGAGCAGTAAATATTGTAAATTATTTGGTAGAGTTGGGTCATCGTAAAATTGCACACATTACCGGAAATAAAAATCACAAAGTTACGTTGGAAAGACTCAACGGTTATATAAAAGCCTTAGATAAAAACGGCATAGATTACAACAAGGAATACGTCATACATACAGATTCAGGTGAGCAAAGCGGATACAAATCTGCAGACAAATTGCTAAGATTAAAAGAGCCTCCCACTGCCATTTTTACTTTTAATGATATACAGGGATATGAGGTAATTCAAAGAGCATCCGAGTTGGGAATAAGTGTTCCTCAGGACTTATCAGTGGTTGGTTTTGATAATATTTACGATATACTAAAGTTTATACCGTCAAATATTCGGCTGACTTCTATGAAACAGCCCATGGACAAAGTGGCTGAGGCCGCAATACGTTTAATGATGACAAATATTGATAATATTAATGCACAACCTCAGATTATTTCATTTGAAACGGAAATATTTCATGGTACTTCTTGTTGTAAAATGAAATAG